In Calorimonas adulescens, one DNA window encodes the following:
- a CDS encoding nitroreductase family protein, whose translation MDAILNRKSIRKYKNIKVSDEIVQELLRAGMAAPSAGNEQPWEFIVLRDKEIMKKIAEVHPYSQALLNADVAIVVCGDESKELLKGFWVQDCSAATENILLAAEDKGLGAVWLGVYPVKGRVDAIKRLLNLPDSVIPLSIVPVGYPDEQREPADRFNKERIHYDRW comes from the coding sequence ATGGATGCAATATTAAATAGAAAAAGTATAAGAAAGTATAAGAATATAAAAGTGAGTGATGAGATTGTTCAAGAATTATTAAGAGCGGGTATGGCAGCGCCTTCCGCTGGGAATGAACAGCCTTGGGAATTTATAGTTTTAAGAGATAAGGAAATTATGAAAAAGATAGCTGAGGTACATCCTTATTCGCAGGCGCTATTAAATGCAGATGTTGCAATTGTAGTTTGTGGGGACGAATCCAAAGAATTACTTAAAGGCTTTTGGGTACAAGATTGCTCAGCTGCCACAGAAAACATATTGTTAGCTGCTGAAGATAAAGGCTTAGGTGCTGTATGGTTAGGTGTTTATCCAGTAAAGGGTAGGGTAGATGCAATAAAAAGACTTCTAAATTTGCCAGATAGTGTAATTCCCTTATCAATAGTACCCGTTGGATATCCAGATGAGCAAAGAGAACCAGCAGATAGATTTAATAAAGAAAGAATACATTATGACAGATGGTAA